One Cryptosporangium phraense genomic window carries:
- a CDS encoding Uma2 family endonuclease, which produces MDDDWTSEPYPVPIERMRDRVYQRFSTDTVRNLNPSGELDTVHLMTAAISGLTDPHLEDDEIGWTDEELDMIPEEIRYEIEDGILTVSPRPALWHQKFEAKLITLLDAQCREEWTSLPEAEIRIYESGKITQSRSPDLMVVPTKITTPEADRNWVHPHEIALALEIVSPSSRIGDRITKSAIYAEWKIPFYLRLESKPTVALYEYRLDPETGQYRTPVQHTSEFTTDVPFPLRIDLSMLG; this is translated from the coding sequence GTGGACGACGACTGGACGAGCGAGCCGTATCCGGTGCCGATCGAGCGCATGCGTGATCGCGTATACCAAAGGTTTTCCACAGATACCGTACGGAATCTCAATCCGTCCGGAGAACTCGATACCGTCCATCTCATGACCGCAGCAATATCGGGTCTGACCGATCCGCATCTCGAAGATGACGAGATCGGGTGGACCGATGAGGAACTGGACATGATTCCGGAGGAGATCCGGTATGAGATCGAGGACGGAATTCTCACGGTGTCACCGCGCCCTGCCCTGTGGCACCAAAAATTCGAGGCGAAGCTCATAACGCTTCTCGATGCGCAGTGCCGGGAGGAGTGGACATCGCTCCCTGAAGCCGAGATCCGCATCTACGAGAGCGGCAAGATCACCCAGTCCCGCTCACCTGATCTGATGGTGGTACCGACCAAGATCACCACCCCGGAAGCGGATCGCAACTGGGTACACCCGCACGAGATCGCACTCGCGCTGGAGATCGTGTCGCCGTCGTCGCGAATCGGTGACCGGATAACGAAGTCGGCGATCTACGCGGAGTGGAAGATTCCGTTCTATCTGCGGCTCGAGAGCAAGCCGACGGTCGCCCTTTACGAATACCGCCTCGACCCCGAGACCGGTCAGTACCGAACTCCAGTGCAGCACACGTCAGAGTTCACGACGGACGTGCCCTTTCCGCTGCGAATCGACCTGTCGATGCTGGGCTGA